In Theileria equi strain WA chromosome 4 map unlocalized gcontig_1105316255033, whole genome shotgun sequence, the following are encoded in one genomic region:
- a CDS encoding conserved hypothetical protein (encoded by transcript BEWA_014800A): MPKFYCEYCSIYLTHSSPAGRKQHSQGRKHINAKVDYYQKLVRERFFQPPPMVNLQVGVPGVFPQIMPVMPPGIPVQRPMISPPVQPPMGIPFEHPQGLTIAPPAPAGKPPIHSIPGPESQQNKQIGTFPPQINR; encoded by the exons ATGCCAAAATTCTACTGCGAATATTGTAGTATATATCTCACCCATAGCTCCCCAGCTGGCAGAAAACAACACTCACAAGGACGCAAGCATATAAATGCCAAGGTCGACTACTATCAGA AATTGGTACGTGAACGGTTCTTTCAACCACCGCCAATGGTAAATCTTCAAGTTGGTGTCCCAGGAG TATTTCCTCAAATAATGCCCGTGATGCCACCTGGAATTCCGGTCCAGCGTCCAATGATATCTCCACCGGTACAACCTCCGATGGGTATTCCATTTGAACATCCACAAGGACTCACAATCGCACCACCAG CGCCAGCCGGAAAACCACCCATACATAGCATACCAGGACCTGAATCGCAacaaaataaacaaattgGAACATTTCCACCGCAAATTAATAGATGA
- a CDS encoding conserved hypothetical protein (encoded by transcript BEWA_014810A), which translates to MPLVYKNLRDTTEFQRIDTGIGHGTSINSLKSQSFLNGPRFKYTFGSFHLLVLYTLYILLIPQCFALSYRRECKSVGYISTGICYGAINTRSFCVSQRRHGLGINSSKVDQILEELKVLTLMETAELVKKIEETFGVSATPVMQVQAAGVATVSGQTEETKEEEEEEEEKKKKTSFEVLLTEVKTEKRMSMFRTLKSLMPDHDLQQIKKIMDNLPFSLNIFKTQKEADELKAKIEESGGTVKIQ; encoded by the coding sequence ATGCCCCTTGTATATAAGAATCTAAGGGATACAACGGAATTCCAGAGGATAGATACTGGAATAGGCCACGGTACATCTATAAACTCGTTAAAATCGCAATCATTTCTAAATGGGCCGCGTTTCAAATATACTTTTGGGTCCTTTCACTTGCTAGTGTTATACACACTCTATATACTGTTGATTCCACAATGCTTTGCACTATCATATCGTCGTGAGTGTAAATCTGTGGGTTATATATCCACTGGAATCTGCTATGGCGCTATAAACACGAGGTCATTCTGCGTTTCACAGAGAAGACATGGCCTTGGCATCAATAGTTCAAAGGTTGACCAAATCCTCGAAGAACTCAAAGTTTTGACACTTATGGAAACTGCGGAACTCGTGAAGAAAATCGAGGAAACCTTTGGTGTATCGGCCACTCCAGTGATGCAGGTACAGGCAGCCGGAGTTGCAACCGTTTCAGGACAAACGGAGGAGaccaaagaagaagaggaggaagaggaagagaagaagaaaaagacGTCCTTCGAAGTTCTCTTGACAGAAGTAAAGACGGAGAAACGTATGTCAATGTTCAGGACACTCAAGTCACTCATGCCTGACCATGACCTACAGCAAATCAAAAAGATCATGGACAACCTACCGTTTAGCCTCAACATATTTAAAACACAAAAGGAAGCTGACGAACTCAAGGCCAAaattgaagaatctggaggGACCGTGAAGATACAATAA
- a CDS encoding signal peptide containing protein (encoded by transcript BEWA_014830A) codes for MKLPGLLSICLVLVASVAISLPVDNEDKIKIPDALTPDEYEKVSKLTKNQVYIDKEIKDQLKKIGELHSSVNYLLNKDDINESGKNSTAKGNLIYDESTIDLMEAPVIFLEPPLILPRQQINSDKEVEKLLKSTGLETETEDKSSDPYKITSMSEVATTEKIIKSEIQKLRQDREILFRKMRSESMKIPDHPSSFSDFKMLKQELEEKDAKLKKEIIKLSQLEHVKEVLIKKHGPGKDVEDEEKKLEDREEEIGNDAEEDEF; via the exons atgaaaCTTCCAGGATTATTGTCCATATGTTTGGTACTTGTAGCATCTGTTGCCATTTCACTACCAGttgataatgaagataaaataaaaatcCCAGACGCTCTTACCCCGGACGAATATG AAAAAGTATCAAAATTGACCAAGAATCAGGTATACATTGACAAGGAAATAAAGGACCAACTGAAGAAGATCGGAGAGTTACACAGCTCCGTAAATTACCTTTTGAATAAAG atgatataaatgaatCCGGTAAAAATAGCACTGCAAAAGGGAATCTAATATACGATG AATCAACCATTGATCTTATGGAAGCTCCCgttatatttttggaacCTCCACTAATATTGCCAAGACAACAAATTAAT TCGGATAAAGAAGTCGAGAAGTTACTCAAATCAACAGGATTAGAAACAGAAACAGAAGATAAATCGTCAGATCCTTACAAG ATCACGTCCATGTCTGAAGTTGCCACTACAGAAAAGATAATTAAATCTGAGATTCAGAAATTGCGACAAGATAGGGAAATTTTGTTCAGAAA AATGAGAAGCGAATCCATGAAGATACCAGATCAcccatcttcattttctgaTTTTAAGATGCTTAAACAGG AATTAGAAGAAAAGGACGCAAAACTAAAGAAGGAAATTATAAAACTATCGCAATTAGAACATGTAAAAGAAGTTCTAATAAAG AAACACGGTCCCGGTAAGGAtgttgaagatgaagaaaagaagCTGGAAGACCGTGAAGAGGAAATCGGAAACGATGcagaagaagatgaatttTAA
- a CDS encoding conserved hypothetical protein (encoded by transcript BEWA_014820A), whose amino-acid sequence MDSALSSSISVYIPSSQPNDEDKLSSRLHNVIKDALLSLYSNNIQISFNGGADKISLNELNGLFSFYRDSMDDVATKKKFDEDLSYTLRLIEGSKVGEYRICEVYPLLRKILLIMEGYLRHIYNMFLLDTAILSEDIHFGDDLVCDVLDRIYDSCGVSLNKEVLLSRFDFNAIDFDTAFSSIERLSTAISHVIEHVYSNDSNYRLEIIVTSILSGYLQRLISLLVVIYISTVDKSRLYDKPTRSNDCTPTDQQTTIFEPVIPGIELSFLEYLEKLKDISISILSLPFKFDDVDLLEYWSIDMVVPILLTFKYGFAVISQSYFKNHDLSDLLFYSAINYVSNIPNTFFSGEVYGTTVKYVHEIVVLHVNNLTKLNGFIKSHFCTQYNQVQNTHNGYKSTTPLVPTKQIVGYSPTNYDSVNRVSLALPNTSASSRDISTYFQINELKSFIEEYNVVAESLSKYCEHFFNVILSNSPGENDCYIELIDAISQLVIRVTTTVIYADGLVYITRKNPNLEVISSIKLILEYVWHFLSTFVNHVPFDVISAIYYYIGSKLNDSNVDAQVYIFNIILNDFDIDNPHLSSDNYPKVISMLESLMKCSGSICSHFISFEHSNSLLYKQLRTSYLSLSFFTLCKLFIAELVKPNKYSFGILDLFVSWCCSDKIYENLIAKSLCRFTIELMNTHPEYIPAAKYLMDIVLGLCFSGITEIQFIKIREPLDPSKINVFRYLKILAESTLSTWLLENVVVIYTCAIVKCFGDIMRNYFHTDERCICIFCSFTCYYPETINGTCNCVESPIVNDLPSIRHYLELVASLPWDKYQRIGCDTFTNIMSFTLMTLNNILIFITQTLLEQKGSANLEMRFTLFTIAIKITHTLVKTGNFETDDSRILMLLKLFSLLGCSQVCISNNTSVHLDLISQSICILDGVTRQTPTLQLLELHNGLLGILMGKLVQYPYTLLTPGNYRIKTDVVAKNYLLSINNMLGQVNKINSRAIKLLYNCYIWKFCKLNGANDQPLGSLFIDNEITNPEEPLKFRLFVNLAFIFSCSITDATFKKCDDVLMITKGT is encoded by the exons ATGGATTCCGCCTTGAGCTCATCGATTTCTGTGTACATTCCCAGTTCACAGCCTAACGATGAAGACAAACTATCATCGAGGCTACACAATGTCATAAAAGATGCTTTATTGTCACTCTACTCCAATAATATCCAGATATCTTTCAATGGTGGCGCTGACAAAATCTCCTTAAATGAACTAAATGGACTTTTTTCGTTCTATAGGGATTCTATGGACGATGTAGCCACTAAAAAGAAGTTTGACGAGGATTTATCTTATACACTTAGACTCATTGAGGGATCTAAAGTTGGTGAATATCGAATATGTGAAGTATATCCACTTTTGCGAAAGATTCTTCTAATAATGGAAGGGTATCTAAGACATATTTACAACATGTTCCTCTTGGATACAGCAATCCTCTCAGAAGATATACATTTTGGAGATGACCTTGTGTGTGATGTCCTGGATAGAATCTATGATAGTTGTGGAGTATCACTTAATAAGGAAGTGCTTCTTTCTAGATTTGATTTTAATGCAATTGATTTCGACACTGCTTTTTCATCTATTGAAAGATTATCCACTGCAATTTCTCATGTCATTGAACACGTTTATAGTAATGATTCAAATTATAGACTGGAAATTATAGTTACTTCTATACTTTCTGGTTATCTCCAAAGATTAATATCACTACTAGTTGTTATATACATATCAACGGTGGATAAATCTAGGTTATATGATAAACCTACAAGATCTAATGATTGCACTCCAACTGATCAGCAAACGACAATTTTTGAACCTGTTATACCTGGAATAGAATTATCTTTCCTGgaatatttggaaaaactAAAGGACATTTCGATATCAATATTAAGTCTACCATTTAAGTTTGACGATGTAGATCTATTAGAGTATTGGTCCATTGATATGGTTGTTCCAATCTTACTTACATTTAAGTACGGGTTTGCAGTTATCTCACAATCATATTTCAAGAATCACGACCTTTCTGATTTGTTGTTCTATTCAGCCATAAATTACGTGTCTAACATACCAAATACATTTTTTTCTGGGGAAGTTTATGGAACTACTGTCAAATATGTCCACGAGATAGTGGTTCTACATGTTAACAATCTGACTAAGTTGAACGGATTTATCAAGTCTCACTTTTGTACACAATACAATCAGGTTCAAAATACACACAATGGTTATAAATCTACAACACCACTTGTACCTACAAAACAAATTGTTGGTTATTCACCCACAAATTATGATAGCGTTAATAGAGTTTCCTTAGCCTTACCGAATACAAGTGCATCAAGCAGAGATATAAGTAcatattttcaaataaaTGAACTAAAATCCTTTATCGAAGAATACAATGTTGTTGCTGAATCTTTGTCAAAATATTGTGAACATTTTTTTAATGTAATATTATCAAATAGTCCGGGCGAAAATGATTGCTACATTGAACTTATAGATGCTATATCACAACTTGTTATAAGGGTTACAACTACTGTAATCTATGCTGACGGATTAGTCTATATTACAAGGAAAAATCCGAATTTGGAAGTGATTTCATCAATAAAACTTATATTGGAATATGTTTGGCATTTTTTGTCCACTTTTGTTAATCATGTTCCCTTTGATGTTATCAGTGCTATTTACTATTATATCGGGAGCAAACTTAATGATTCCAATGTTGATGCACAAgtatatatttttaatatcatATTGAACGATTTTGACATAGACAATCCTCACCTATCCAGTGATAATTATCCAAAAGTAATAAGCATGTTGGAATCATTGATGAAATGTTCTGGTTCAATATGTAGTCACTTCATATCATTTGAGCATTCAAACTCACTATTATACAAACAACTTAGGACTTCTTATCtttctttgtcttttttTACTTTGTGTAAATTATTCATTGCAGAACTTGTAAAGCCAAATAAATATTCGTTTGGAATATTGGATTTGTTTGTTTCTTGGTGTTGTAGTGATAAAATTTACGAGAACCTTATCGCAAAATCATTGTGCAGATTTACAATAGAACTCATGAATACACATCCTGAGTATATCCCTGCTGCAAAGTATCTTATGGATATTGTTTTAGGTTTGTGTTTCTCAGGAATCACGGAAATACAATTCATAAAAATCAGGGAACCTCTAGATCCATCTAAGATAAATGTCTTTAGATATCTAAAGATATTGGCTGAAAGTACATTATCAACCTGGTTACTAGAAAATGTGGTTGTTATATATACATGTGCCATTGTAAAATGTTTTGGTGATATAATGAGGAACTACTTTCATACTGATGAACGGTGTATCTGTATATTCTGTTCATTCACCTGTTATTATCCAGAAACGATAAACGGGACCTGTAACTGCGTAGAATCCCCGATTGTAAATGATCTACCATCAATACGTCACTATCTTGAATTGGTAGCTTCACTTCCATGGGATAAATACCAAAGGATTGGATGTGATACTTTTACAAACATTATGTCGTTCACACTAATGACTCTAAATAACattttgatatttataaCTCAAACATTATTGGAGCAAAAGGGAAGTGCCAATTTAGAAATGAGATTTACTCTCTTCACCATAGCCATAAAAATAACTCACACACTTGTAAAAACAGGAAATTTTGAAACTGATGATTCGAGAATACTAATGCTCTTAAAGCTATTTTCTCTGTTAGG GTGTTCGCAAGTTTGTATATCCAATAACACAAGTGTACACTTGGATTTAATATCACAGTCCATCTGTATTTTGGATGGTGTCACAAGACAAACTCCTACTTTGCAACTCTTGGAACTACATAATGGTTTGCTTGGCATCCTAATGGGAAAACTGGTTCAATATCCATACACTCTTTTAACACCTG GTAATTACAGAATTAAGACGGATGTTGTAGCGAAAAACTACTTGTTGAGCATAAACAATATGCTTGGACAAGTGAACAAGATCAATTCTCGCGCCATAAAGCTACTCTACAACTGTTACATTTGGAAGTTTTGCAAACTAAACGGTGCAAATGATCAACCATTAGGAAGTCTCTTCATAGATAACGAAATCACGAATCCGGAAGAACCGCTAAAATTCCGACTTTTCGTCAATCTGGCCTTTATCTTCTCTTGTTCAATCACAGATGCTACATTCAAAAAATGTGATGATGTACTAATGATAACAAAAGGTACCTAA
- a CDS encoding hypothetical protein (encoded by transcript BEWA_014790A), whose protein sequence is MEWTPTLRREQISMFEHIKSGLITGPTLENDRFLWDSNVPFFETRNEILQLISEIYRYNFDSDEFSLMVKEVINRLEELKDKISFNACQSEYDASHIYSLRNIRSKSSAVNDVKAMLEIFLQYSSVIFDASLSQEKKNKHVLSGLTGLIRVLKRYNNKKVENIKIPISFVSAKNIPHDTYTAFNSIRTQVFELLMDIQFDLTYNENHYFCFKKVEEIFRENLEKFEYNPNEFIESDVKNDFNPIFHPLTKLFHEIGVLPNEVKDEDYIDVHIDTQGVTFVPLISKQKCLNLMKTVYDASIIVNYIIERMLIANSVEMKILISRGARIGTEIVQIHKETLVSILYDIELNDKLFENAEEIKVEVPTDQEEKRYKNIVFSSKTIEIPKKIFDSELSSYYSDPEIIPKFVNFENKLESTFKDLESSKPIVPRCETKKRPIGITRQAFLDLVNKFEKNKTRVKDVKVGTKSTKSKEKSAVKYPKIQLVKLIHKLHLFKKELGSSENAIIWAKTVTRKLLYETTRDAFNSGITEPLDINNEKVEHIVKRMDSFDISTRYSRESLIKYLINVIQKTTDKIRENIQINKSAILSLPTQKLIHELYMEMECFNRDVYNNDEIEKCAKCQVISTERASTGNYNNIVKKVNEKNTKEIESNEQVSEKNELEEQSYRSKKTMFEENIFKNSEYDEKDYESSDEESIICPAVPRKANQNIEECEKTFVTKTSCEKDLYTYHDYTMENYTRDEFAEHDRILAEILDEMSDCTYDPFAYLFSGERCQPKKNGDVNEINVELDVHSRRSTSAELIVSEPQVQKVEVHGFDSDIEDKSQEEEIECEIVKHMITDFIPWTFEYILGVEPKDNLVELCMQNQKFHKLYRILVLSEYQRLSTSGDEIKCCYEPPQWYKDIRENHQNTYSKLLAILEDTSNYSIYPSGSDSEYYESLAFHLSPEDLKVYEEDTYYDNSTIQPCGVDGEDVIDCSKLGSDRSKTFRSEYIDGRDPDFEEIYKFSIASTHKKLQMLIECAEKIQREKARKLDDTENQSVELDSISNLIYEPLKTIEEESMEDFSSEGSLMSESEAINIDPIDKSVSYQERNDIFDSKYEPENTIDIGDPQKSNLVGLIENNIECVDHSNKDKRKEDNTYKLELEPCTKSEGIKSDIEPVEEYLQESGIAVNFDKTQHSSEIVPNDTKESGPSTEIIETPEDESIESIKSLSSENPMPNIQYIELPYEFYTGNGLISFQYQQYSPELIGDNKVVDQNPSFYPTHPPNIVCTRTMPPLNYVYPKNSQYDKVLVMLGYITKNGFSLAGNLALLKIKFCGYKQCLKLISIDGDLDSNLTLGVVDDELEKIHNEHTYVPDAISEFRVTVNYPHMVWSLCPKRIFITLLEDKSAIYLPVMPNTKFKNEIDVLNGMENVEPDVKEYILNGLLKPLNFAVNPIDMPESVKRGEISNKLIQKFCRTLVGFIKHITCVSPPDVEFIDKCINEPGYYDSDHLKSWVSSALLSITKCMKHSMFTVQPYMSFYYNNDYKHKPFTAIFNARHMEELLRTNEAYYAHPYFKLENKTTKKDNIYYQFSDFEENNVINIMIDKPNESSKQDDPKREQTKNKIYKKSEHKKNVYKPYEPKITGNIQKRYKHPTEFQNPSDFLNLYGDPLCSTLLNPPTNMDINVNGNWECINCKNINFPRRTRCNRCHEIRDHDGDKVVLNYALELYQQYTDEIDPNTSVLREINQLCDEEKVINSPNSERGIKPSAANSKKVLSFSKSPSFAEITRMNRDNVRVIGVFSGTHGRTKGEIDFYPNKRFQKANLCSNSVGIGVYNIRHEPVRIKDARFVEAAPWRIINNKTPREGSYRESRSSKREPRQNREKHNNSKNNRRKEYEGIKNDFTI, encoded by the coding sequence ATGGAGTGGACCCCAACTCTTAGAAGAGAACAAATTTCAATGTTTGAGCACATTAAAAGTGGATTAATAACAGGTCCTACTCTAGAAAACGATAGGTTTCTGTGGGATAGTAATGTCCCGTTTTTTGAAACCAGAAATGAAATTCTTCAGCTTATATCCGAAATATACAGATATAACTTTGATTCCGATGAATTTTCTCTAATGGTAAAGGAGGTTATAAATAGGTTAGAAGAACTTAAGGATAAAATTTCTTTCAATGCATGCCAATCCGAATACGATGCATCACATATTTATTCCTTGAGAAATATAAGGTCCAAAAGTAGTGCAGTCAATGATGTGAAAGCAATGCTAGAAATATTTCTTCAATATTCTTCAGTTATATTTGATGCCAGTTTATCACAAGAAAAAAAGAATAAACATGTGCTTAGTGGCCTAACAGGCTTGATAAGAGTCTTAAAGAGATACAATAACAAAAAGGTTGAAAACATAAAGATACCTATATCTTTTGTGTCTGCTAAAAATATCCCACATGACACatatactgcatttaatTCAATAAGAACCCAAGTTTTTGAATTATTAATGGATATCCAGTTTGATTTAACATACAACGAAAATCATTATTTCTGTTTCAAAAAGGTGGAAGAAATATTCAGAGAAAACTTGGAGAAGTTTGAATATAACCCAAATGAATTCATTGAAAGCgatgtaaaaaatgattTCAATCCAATTTTTCATCCATTAACAAAATTGTTTCACGAAATCGGTGTATTACCAAACGAGGTTAAGGACGAAGATTATATAGATGTTCATATAGATACACAAGGTGTAACTTTTGTGCCCTTAATTTCAAAACAAAAGTGCTTAAACCTCATGAAAACTGTTTACGACGCATCCATAATTGTAAACTATATCATAGAGAGAATGTTAATAGCCAATTCTGTTGaaatgaaaattttgatatcAAGAGGTGCACGGATTGGAACAGAAATAGTGCAAATACATAAGGAAACCCTTGTAAGTATTCTCTATGATATTGAACTGAATGACAAACTATTTGAAAACGCTGAAGAAATAAAGGTTGAAGTTCCCACAGaccaagaagaaaaaaGGTATAAAAATATAGTATTCTCGAGCAAAACTATTGAAATTCCAAAAAAGATATTTGATAGTGAATTATCTTCATATTATTCAGATCCTGAAATCATTCctaaatttgtaaattttgaGAATAAACTAGAATCAACTTTTAAAGACCTTGAAAGTTCAAAACCCATAGTCCCTAGATGTGAAACAAAAAAAAGACCCATAGGTATAACACGCCAAGCCTTCTTGGATCTCGTAAACaagtttgaaaagaataaaacaaGAGTGAAAGATGTCAAAGTAGGTACAAAGTCTACAAAATCAAAAGAGAAATCAGCAGTAAAGTATCCAAAGATTCAGCTAGTAAAGCTAATACACAAATTACACTTATTTAAAAAAGAATTAGGTTCATCCGAAAACGCCATAATCTGGGCGAAAACTGTTACACGCAAATTACTATACGAAACAACCCGTGATGCATTCAATTCTGGAATTACTGAACCATTAGATATAAACAATGAAAAAGTCGAACACATAGTTAAAAGAATGGATTCATTCGACATTAGTACAAGGTATTCTCGAGAGAGTTTGATTAAATATCTCATAAATGTCATTCAAAAAACCACAGACAAAATCAGagaaaatatacaaataaaCAAGAGCGCTATTTTGTCTCTCCCTACTCAAAAACTTATTCACGAGTTGTACATGGAAATGGAGTGCTTTAACAGAGACGTTTATAACAATGATGAAATagaaaaatgtgcaaaatGCCAAGTAATAAGTACTGAACGAGCCTCTACTGGCAATTATAACAATATAGTAAAAAAGGTGAATGAAAAGAACACAAAGGAAATAGAATCTAATGAACAAGTTTCAGAGAAAAATGAACTTGAAGAACAAAGTTACAGAAGTAAAAAGACAATGTTTGAAGAAAacatatttaaaaatagtgaatatgatgaaaaagaCTATGAAAGTAGCGACGAGGAATCCATAATATGTCCGGCAGTTCCTCGTAAAGCAAATCAAAACATTGAAGAATGTGAAAAAACGTTTGTTACAAAAACATCTTGCGAAAAGGATCTGTATACTTACCACGATTATACTATGGAAAACTATACAAGGGATGAATTTGCAGAACATgatagaatattggcagAAATACTCGATGAAATGAGTGATTGTACATATGATCCATTTGCCTATCTTTTCTCCGGGGAAAGGTGTCAACCAAAAAAGAATGGTGATGTAAATGAAATAAACGTAGAGCTGGATGTACACTCCAGAAGGTCTACAAGTGCAGAATTAATTGTATCTGAACCACAAGTCCAAAAGGTAGAAGTGCATGGGTTTGATAGTGATATAGAAGACAAGTCccaagaggaagaaataGAATGTGAAATCGTAAAGCATATGATAACAGATTTTATACCTTGGACATTTGAATATATTTTGGGAGTAGAACCAAAAGACAATCTTGTAGAactttgcatgcagaacCAGAAATTTCATAAACTTTATAGGATCTTAGTCTTATCAGAGTATCAGAGATTATCCACAAGTGGAGATGAAATAAAGTGCTGCTATGAACCACCTCAGTGGTACAAGGATATTAGAgagaatcatcaaaataCATACAGCAAACTATTGGCTATCTTGGAAGATACCTCAAACTATTCAATATATCCAAGTGGCTCTGATTCTGAGTATTATGAATCATTAGCTTTTCATTTGAGTCCAGAAGATCTAAAAGtatatgaagaagatacaTACTATGATAATAGCACAATACAGCCATGTGGAGtagatggtgaagatgTCATAGATTGCTCAAAATTAGGTAGTGACAGAAGTAAAACATTTCGATCAGAATATATTGATGGTAGAGATCCAGATTTCGAAgaaatttacaagtttTCCATAGCATCAACACATAAAAAATTACAAATGTTGATAGAATGTGCAGaaaaaatccaaagagAGAAAGCTCGTAAATTAGATGATACAGAAAACCAAAGTGTAGAGTTAGATTCTATATCCAACCTTATTTATGAGCCCCTCAAAACAATCGAAGAGGAATCCATGGAAGATTTTTCTTCTGAAGGAAGTCTAATGTCTGAATCAGAAGCAATAAATATTGATCCGATTGATAAGAGCGTTTCTTACCAAGAAAGaaatgatatttttgatTCAAAATATGAACCAGAAAATACTATAGATATAGGTGATCCTCAAAAATCAAATTTGGTTGGCCTTATTGAAAATAATATTGAATGCGTTGATCATTCCAATAAAGATAAAAGAAAAGAGGATAACACCTACAAGCTAGAGCTAGAACCGTGTACTAAGTCTGAAGGGATAAAATCTGATATAGAACCGGTTGAAGAATATTTACAAGAATCAGGGATAGCTGTtaattttgataaaacGCAACATTCTTCAGAGATCGTGCCAAATGATACAAAAGAAAGTGGTCCTAGTACAGAAATTATAGAAactccagaggatgaatctaTAGAAAGCATTAAATCGCTAAGTTCAGAGAATCCCATGCCAAATATACAATACATTGAACTTCCATACGAATTTTATACAGGCAATGGATTAATAAGTTTCCAATACCAACAATATTCACCAGAGCTAATAGGAGACAATAAGGTAGTGGACCAAAACCCGTCCTTCTATCCCACGCATCCCCCAAATATCGTATGCACCCGCACAATGCCACCACTAAATTATGTTTATCCAAAAAACAGTCAGTATGATAAAGTGTTAGTGATGCTCGGATATATAACAAAAAATGGGTTTTCCTTGGCCGGTAATTTAGCCCtcttaaaaataaaattcTGTGGATATAAACAATGTCTAAAGTTAATCAGTATAGATGGTGATCTAGATTCAAACCTAACTTTGGGAGTTGTAGACGATGAACTTGAGAAGATCCATAACGAACATACATATGTACCTGATGCAATATCCGAATTCCGAGTTACTGTAAATTATCCTCATATGGTATGGTCTCTATGTCCCAAACGTATCTTTATAACATTATTGGAGGATAAAAGTGCAATTTACCTACCCGTCATGCCAAACACCAAGTTCAAAAACGAAATAGATGTGTTAAATGGCATGGAAAACGTAGAACCAGACGTGAAGGAATATATATTAAATGGTCTCCTAAAACCCCTAAATTTTGCAGTTAACCCAATTGATATGCCAGAAAGTGTGAAAAGGGGGGAAATAAGCAACAAActtatccaaaaattttgtagAACACTTGTAGGATTTATTAAACATATAACCTGTGTTTCTCCTCCGGATGTCGAGTTTATTGATAAATGTATTAATGAACCGGGATATTACGATTCTGACCACTTGAAATCCTGGGTTTCAAGTGCACTTTTATCCATTACGAAGTGTATGAAACATAGTATGTTCACAGTCCAACCATATATGTCATTCTACTACAATAATGACTACAAACATAAGCCATTCACCGCTATATTCAACGCCAGACATATGGAGGAACTTCTAAGGACGAATGAAGCGTATTACGCCCATCCATATTTCAAACTTGAgaataaaacaacaaaGAAGGATAATATTTACTATCAATTTAGCGattttgaagaaaataacGTAATTAATATTATGATTGATAAACCAAATGAATCCTCTAAACAGGATGATCCAAAGAGAGAACAGAccaaaaacaaaatttataaaaaatcTGAGCACAAGAAAAATGTATACAAGCCATATGAACCAAAGATAACAGGTAATATACAAAAAAGGTATAAGCATCCAACAGAATTCCAAAATCCTAGTGATTTTTTAAACCTCTACGGAGATCCATTATGTTCTACATTATTAAATCCTCCAACtaatatggatataaatgtaaatggTAACTGGGAATGTATAAATTGCAAAAATATCAATTTTCCCAGAAGAACACGTTGTAACAGGTGTCATGAAATCAGGGATCATGACGGTGATAAAGTTGTATTAAATTATGCTCTGGAATTATATCAACAGTACACTGACGAAATAGATCCTAACACAAGTGTTTTAAGAGAAATAAATCAACTTTGTGATGAGGAAAAAGTGATAAACTCACCAAATTCTGAAAGAGGAATTAAACCATCAGCAGCAAATAGTAAAAAGGTACTATCCTTTAGCAAATCGCCATCATTTGCAGAAATAACAAGGATGAACAGAGATAATGTGCGTGTGATTGGGGTATTCAGTGGTACCCATGGAAGAACAAAAGGGGAGATAGATTTCTATCCAAACAAAAGGTTTCAAAAAGCGAATCTTTGTAGTAATAGTGTCGGAATAGGTGTCTACAACATAAGACACGAGCCTGTTCGAATTAAAGATGCAAGATTTGTCGAAGCAGCACCTTGGAGAATAATTAATAATAAGACACCTAGAGAAGGTAGTTATAGAGAAAGTAGGTCTAGCAAGAGAGAACCTAGACAAAACAGAGAAAAACACAACAATAGTAAAAATAACCGTCGAAAAGAATATGAAGGTATAAAAAACGATTTTACGATTTAA